A genomic window from Paenibacillus sp. FSL K6-0276 includes:
- a CDS encoding DUF6526 family protein, translating into MNKGKPKGFMRFDWPYHFVTMPLALILFVWSAIYAVQEIRDDGALTVPLLLFGLSLCLLFAITRIRIYATKNQDRVVRVEEQFRYFRLTGEALNPELELAQIIALRYAGDDEFPALCQRAVKEKLSPADIRSAIKNWREDKMRV; encoded by the coding sequence ATGAATAAGGGGAAGCCTAAAGGATTTATGCGTTTTGATTGGCCTTATCATTTTGTAACGATGCCGCTTGCGCTAATTTTGTTTGTGTGGTCGGCGATTTATGCTGTTCAAGAGATACGTGATGATGGTGCTTTAACGGTGCCATTGCTGTTATTCGGCTTGTCCTTATGCCTACTATTTGCGATTACAAGAATTCGTATATATGCGACAAAAAATCAGGACCGCGTGGTGAGAGTGGAAGAGCAGTTTCGCTATTTCCGTCTGACAGGCGAAGCTTTGAATCCAGAGCTTGAATTAGCCCAAATTATAGCGCTACGCTATGCGGGTGACGATGAGTTTCCAGCACTGTGTCAGCGGGCGGTGAAGGAGAAGCTCAGTCCTGCCGATATTCGGTCTGCCATTAAGAACTGGCGCGAAGATAAGATGAGAGTATAG
- a CDS encoding CpaF family protein, whose product MNEEMFRALRSEIRAGLDVTSAVGNRELTGYIERTILESESLRYLTAHEKHELVKRLFDSFRGLDVLQPLVDNPAITEIMINSHTEIFIEEEGQIRRLPLEFESSSRLEDIIQTVVSGVNRVVNDSSPIVDARLKDGSRVNIVLPPVSLKGPAMTIRKFPETPMTMHELVSREALSLEAAELLQILVAAKYNIFISGGTGSGKTTFLNALSQFIPSQERVITIEDSAELQIVTVPNLVSLETRNANTEGRGEISIRDLIRSSLRMRPNRIVVGEVRGAECLDMLQGMNTGHDGSLSTGHSNSAQDMVSRLETMVLSAADLPVTVVRQQISSAIDIFVHLSRLRDRSRRVMEISEVAGLKDGEVVLNPLYEFQESGEREGWVQGELVSCGNPLMHTAKLRMAGVTSYPLSQHGF is encoded by the coding sequence ATGAATGAGGAGATGTTCAGGGCGCTGCGTAGTGAGATTCGTGCAGGGCTTGATGTAACTTCTGCAGTGGGAAACCGTGAACTCACCGGTTATATCGAACGAACGATTTTAGAAAGTGAAAGTCTCCGTTACTTAACAGCACATGAGAAGCATGAGTTAGTTAAGAGACTATTTGACTCCTTCCGAGGATTGGATGTGCTTCAGCCATTAGTGGATAATCCGGCGATTACGGAAATTATGATCAACAGTCATACTGAGATTTTTATAGAAGAGGAGGGTCAGATTCGTCGTCTTCCTTTGGAATTTGAGTCCAGTAGCAGGCTGGAGGACATTATCCAAACGGTAGTATCTGGTGTTAACAGGGTAGTGAATGACTCCTCTCCTATCGTTGATGCTCGGCTGAAGGATGGATCCCGTGTGAATATTGTACTTCCACCAGTCTCGCTGAAAGGACCAGCGATGACCATACGTAAGTTCCCAGAGACGCCGATGACGATGCATGAATTGGTGAGTCGTGAAGCCTTAAGTCTGGAAGCAGCAGAGCTTCTGCAAATCTTAGTTGCTGCTAAATACAACATTTTTATAAGCGGGGGAACTGGCTCGGGGAAGACCACCTTTCTAAACGCGTTATCTCAGTTTATCCCTTCACAGGAGAGGGTCATTACGATAGAGGATTCTGCTGAGCTACAGATTGTAACTGTACCTAATCTTGTATCTTTGGAGACAAGGAACGCGAATACGGAAGGTAGAGGGGAGATTTCTATTCGAGATTTGATTCGTTCTTCGCTGCGGATGAGACCTAATCGAATTGTTGTAGGTGAGGTACGGGGGGCGGAATGCCTCGATATGTTACAGGGGATGAACACTGGACACGATGGAAGCTTGTCCACAGGGCATAGTAACAGCGCGCAAGATATGGTCAGTCGTCTGGAGACGATGGTGTTAAGTGCTGCGGATCTGCCGGTAACGGTTGTTCGTCAGCAAATCTCATCGGCGATTGATATTTTCGTACACTTGTCCAGGCTCCGTGATCGTTCTAGGCGAGTAATGGAAATTAGTGAGGTTGCGGGCCTAAAAGATGGAGAAGTGGTCTTAAACCCTCTATATGAATTTCAAGAGTCCGGTGAGCGAGAGGGATGGGTACAAGGGGAGCTAGTTTCTTGTGGAAACCCACTTATGCATACAGCAAAGCTTAGAATGGCTGGTGTAACCTCCTACCCGTTATCACAGCATGGATTCTGA
- a CDS encoding type II secretion system F family protein, translating to MKFAAEKPKEADSRGYSLLPDYTVYELTLVQKILAIAVGSLLLFGVGYLFYHHWILSLLLMPGGLYAPRMLRNYLLERRRSMLNLQFKQTLFSLSSSLSAGRSVENAFREAVQDLRMLDPEGGGDMISELNIICTRMEYGQPVEEALRDFSERAGMEDIERFADVFSVCKRTGGDLVEVVRRTSTIIGEKLDIQQDIAVSISQKKFEAKALLISPLIMVIFMSLTAGDYMQPMYTGAGIAISTLALVALFLCYLWTTKIMDIPL from the coding sequence ATTAAGTTTGCTGCTGAAAAACCTAAGGAAGCTGATTCCAGAGGCTATTCATTATTGCCGGATTATACGGTATACGAGTTGACCTTGGTACAGAAAATTCTGGCTATCGCAGTAGGTAGTTTGTTGCTGTTTGGAGTGGGATATCTTTTTTATCATCATTGGATACTGTCGTTACTACTTATGCCAGGTGGTCTGTATGCACCTCGTATGCTGCGTAATTATTTGCTGGAAAGACGCCGGAGTATGCTTAATTTACAGTTTAAACAGACGTTATTTTCATTGTCTTCCTCGCTCTCAGCAGGGCGCTCGGTCGAGAATGCTTTCCGGGAAGCGGTCCAGGATTTACGTATGCTCGACCCGGAGGGGGGCGGCGATATGATCTCGGAGCTAAATATCATCTGTACGCGCATGGAATACGGTCAGCCAGTGGAGGAAGCGCTTCGGGATTTCAGTGAAAGAGCAGGAATGGAGGATATCGAGCGGTTCGCTGACGTGTTTTCTGTATGTAAACGTACAGGTGGTGATCTTGTAGAAGTAGTGCGCCGTACATCTACAATTATTGGGGAGAAGCTGGATATTCAGCAAGATATTGCTGTAAGCATTTCACAGAAGAAATTCGAAGCGAAAGCGCTGTTAATATCCCCACTGATCATGGTGATCTTTATGAGTTTGACTGCTGGAGACTATATGCAGCCCATGTACACAGGAGCGGGTATAGCCATATCGACACTTGCACTAGTAGCTTTGTTTTTATGTTATCTCTGGACTACTAAAATAATGGACATTCCGCTGTGA
- a CDS encoding type II secretion system F family protein codes for MRWLCAIVTIILLVVWVLLRIQCGKRYAGLRGLPMEGLRLRKLGEPLLLLIEKSGIASRFPSLMFRIQRSLQRSYGMRYSAERTLLFMGEMLSYSWLLLVGGSLITGFSGDQTGVILGSFLAVALPAAMVSDLHKKVRVREQNIMLELPELLNSIVLLVGAGETVQRAIIRCVESHRGDVNHPLYKELRIMTSEWEGGYSFQQAFENFSKRCAVQEVSLFTTTVLLNYRRGGADFVLSLRDLSRMLWDKRKAISRTRGEQASSKLVFPMVVIFLIVIVLVGTPAFMMLKM; via the coding sequence ATGCGATGGTTATGTGCTATAGTCACTATTATTTTACTGGTTGTCTGGGTTCTGTTACGAATTCAATGCGGAAAAAGATATGCCGGATTAAGAGGACTTCCTATGGAAGGATTACGTCTTCGAAAGCTGGGTGAACCGCTGCTGTTGCTCATTGAGAAAAGCGGCATCGCCAGCCGTTTTCCATCGTTGATGTTCAGGATTCAGCGTTCCCTGCAGCGAAGTTACGGGATGCGTTACAGCGCGGAGCGGACCCTGCTGTTCATGGGTGAGATGCTTAGTTATAGTTGGCTGCTGCTTGTGGGCGGAAGTTTGATCACAGGGTTCAGCGGCGATCAGACAGGTGTAATTTTGGGTTCTTTCTTGGCGGTGGCTCTACCGGCTGCTATGGTCAGCGATTTACATAAAAAGGTGAGGGTGAGAGAGCAAAATATTATGCTCGAGCTACCAGAACTCCTGAACAGTATTGTACTGCTGGTAGGAGCAGGTGAGACCGTGCAGCGGGCGATTATCCGCTGTGTGGAGAGCCACCGAGGTGATGTCAATCACCCACTTTATAAGGAGCTTAGGATCATGACCAGTGAATGGGAAGGAGGATATTCATTTCAGCAGGCATTCGAGAATTTTAGCAAGAGATGCGCAGTGCAGGAGGTATCGTTGTTCACGACGACGGTTCTTCTGAATTACCGCAGAGGTGGAGCGGATTTTGTGTTATCGCTGCGCGACCTATCGCGGATGCTGTGGGATAAACGGAAAGCTATCAGCCGAACGCGAGGGGAGCAAGCTTCCTCCAAACTAGTCTTTCCGATGGTGGTTATCTTTTTAATAGTAATTGTACTGGTGGGAACGCCAGCATTCATGATGTTAAAAATGTAG
- a CDS encoding Flp1 family type IVb pilin, producing MMTTMLGSVKSFWKDEEGLGTLEMILIIAVLIAVVLLFKDKIQEVVEALIKTAGEKSQEVFE from the coding sequence ATGATGACGACAATGTTGGGTAGTGTGAAGAGTTTTTGGAAGGACGAGGAAGGCCTGGGGACACTGGAAATGATTCTGATTATTGCTGTGTTGATTGCGGTCGTTCTTTTGTTTAAGGACAAGATTCAGGAGGTAGTGGAGGCTTTGATTAAAACTGCGGGAGAAAAGAGCCAGGAAGTATTCGAGTGA
- a CDS encoding TadE family protein codes for MNKLKDDRGSFTIEASLLLPMVMCITMLLLFFCLYSYQKSMLLQVASGATERAAYNWDNSHKEVSGSYAAGEYDSLYWRIGDDALLASLFGGEAGSDGATIELPGEMSDESDLPVLKLRHSSAMIPNNMPGNMNYAYTLTGRKVSAELNRLLNLPVLDEVLSDEAKPNVKAQSIIAEPVEFIRTVDLMRYFGAKFKGGSESTSGSGVHMEKKDASAMMTKLQDK; via the coding sequence GTGAACAAGCTCAAGGACGATCGAGGTAGCTTTACTATTGAAGCTTCACTTCTACTGCCGATGGTCATGTGTATTACAATGCTTCTTCTATTCTTCTGTTTGTATAGCTACCAGAAGTCCATGCTCCTGCAAGTGGCCTCAGGGGCTACTGAGCGTGCAGCTTACAATTGGGACAACAGCCATAAAGAGGTTTCTGGCTCCTATGCTGCAGGTGAGTATGACTCCCTTTATTGGAGAATTGGAGACGATGCGTTGCTAGCCTCATTATTCGGCGGAGAAGCTGGAAGTGATGGCGCGACAATAGAGTTACCTGGTGAAATGTCAGATGAAAGTGATCTACCTGTGCTTAAGCTCAGACATTCATCCGCTATGATTCCGAATAATATGCCGGGAAATATGAACTACGCATACACGCTTACCGGACGGAAAGTAAGCGCTGAGCTAAATCGTCTACTGAACTTACCTGTACTTGATGAAGTTTTGTCTGATGAGGCAAAGCCAAATGTAAAAGCTCAATCTATCATCGCTGAGCCTGTTGAGTTTATTCGTACGGTCGACTTGATGCGTTACTTCGGGGCTAAGTTCAAGGGAGGCTCAGAGAGTACTAGTGGGTCTGGAGTCCACATGGAGAAGAAGGATGCATCCGCAATGATGACTAAGCTTCAGGATAAGTGA
- a CDS encoding TadE family protein, producing the protein MGDGYWIRGKTKEEGSMVVEAAMVLPIFLLFVLFLISIVQMTLYSTALQSTASDTVKSISTHMYPAALAVQKWGATSETGADPVKGATDLSAGNQAESNWTIPRLSLTDWGSSYAMSLPKPLNEWVMSALDKGEGPLQKLQAETSESVLDLAIKPLLKPYLSSDLLDYDRIHVSNIIVPELKKGTRPYFGLVVSYELPMKVPFLNQHIVLEASAVERLWIGDTGEGTNKGNDGTGKPEDFITILGKPNPAVANKQGKVRAKIPPNASASLSVFYKSGGSTAKYLGWKQADADGYIEWEWKIGVNTTPGSWPFVIQLDDGRSIEVMFTVVK; encoded by the coding sequence ATGGGGGATGGGTACTGGATTAGGGGGAAGACGAAGGAAGAAGGCAGCATGGTAGTAGAAGCGGCAATGGTTCTTCCGATCTTCCTACTGTTTGTTCTGTTCCTAATTTCTATCGTACAGATGACCTTGTATTCGACAGCCTTGCAAAGCACAGCATCCGATACTGTGAAATCTATTTCAACGCATATGTACCCGGCAGCTTTGGCGGTACAGAAATGGGGGGCAACAAGTGAAACTGGTGCTGATCCAGTGAAAGGTGCCACGGATCTATCCGCTGGCAATCAAGCTGAATCGAATTGGACGATTCCTCGCTTGTCACTTACAGATTGGGGCAGTAGTTATGCAATGTCATTACCTAAACCGCTGAATGAGTGGGTCATGTCGGCTTTAGATAAGGGCGAGGGACCTCTGCAGAAGCTACAGGCTGAGACCTCTGAGAGTGTACTGGATCTAGCGATTAAACCCTTATTGAAGCCGTATCTGTCATCGGACTTACTGGATTATGATCGAATTCATGTATCCAACATTATCGTGCCTGAGTTAAAGAAGGGTACCCGACCTTACTTTGGATTGGTTGTTAGCTATGAGCTGCCGATGAAGGTTCCTTTTCTAAACCAACACATTGTACTTGAAGCAAGTGCTGTTGAACGTCTTTGGATCGGGGATACAGGAGAGGGTACAAATAAGGGCAATGACGGCACTGGTAAACCAGAGGATTTCATTACAATTTTGGGAAAACCAAATCCAGCTGTAGCCAATAAGCAAGGTAAAGTTCGTGCCAAGATTCCGCCGAATGCTTCCGCTAGCTTATCCGTTTTTTATAAAAGCGGGGGAAGCACTGCTAAATATTTAGGCTGGAAACAAGCGGATGCGGACGGATATATCGAGTGGGAGTGGAAAATTGGTGTAAATACCACACCGGGCTCGTGGCCATTTGTAATTCAGCTTGATGACGGTAGATCTATTGAGGTTATGTTCACAGTAGTGAAATGA
- a CDS encoding A24 family peptidase yields MAEWAFWGCLPFLVAAFITDLKSMRIPNWITASGLLAGLLAQALMNGWDGLLKAGVGAVAGFSVLLIMHLIGAVGAGDVKLFAGIGAWTGILFTLQVVMYSVLFGALIGWLIVIKRRETSRRTRKIINTISGFILLKSSFLVRNKDSELLRFPFMLAVIPGTICAYLYF; encoded by the coding sequence ATGGCGGAGTGGGCATTCTGGGGATGTCTGCCGTTTCTGGTAGCTGCATTTATTACGGATCTAAAGTCGATGAGAATACCAAACTGGATCACTGCGTCAGGCTTGCTTGCCGGTCTGCTTGCTCAAGCGCTGATGAACGGCTGGGATGGACTGCTGAAGGCTGGTGTAGGTGCTGTTGCAGGATTTTCAGTACTTCTGATCATGCATTTGATAGGGGCGGTTGGCGCGGGGGATGTTAAGCTTTTTGCCGGGATCGGGGCGTGGACAGGAATACTGTTTACATTGCAGGTCGTGATGTACTCCGTTCTGTTCGGAGCTTTAATAGGCTGGCTAATTGTTATAAAGAGACGGGAGACAAGTAGGCGTACGCGTAAGATCATTAACACAATTTCTGGATTTATATTATTAAAGAGTTCATTCCTAGTAAGAAATAAAGATAGTGAGCTGTTGAGATTTCCTTTCATGCTGGCTGTAATCCCTGGTACCATATGCGCTTATCTTTATTTTTGA
- a CDS encoding DUF6382 domain-containing protein → MLYGLTRDFMQQDGIYMMLGEPEGMPVGKLNMVQARMLMNTEIPHHLRLLLREIDLKVTMEYAVLRKKMLSHLLKSEKLSMTSFFGLLLQIAQGMEDGRLYMLRADQYALHEDYIFIEGSLQSGKVYLTYIPVQGNESTSRLGESLKSLIMVLMASITELTGSGVQRVLQYCGEEEFTPAGLKGLLSELLTEGDSSRGQFSSNEEMASISPKMTEVRLIEPERRTQERARELSVNEVAAPQKKISERNEEKVLNTQPNSAPWLSGYPSPSLRMKEEERLHSFSDDNKLTNSQPSSSRTYLILGFLLGDALLWKFLYLNSPKPLWLAVCGIATITLAVLSWMVWSEMIRFGSNEEKEHTSEDSEDTNWSPSRRELEWNFGRNPVTTARPAATIPKVDPHPSDPLSSIPSLRSESITEEHSFVTPPEPIAPTALLSREETPEQGKRKDMLARNVPYLKRSDEEEAETETIALNRTSFIIGRSAEVAQYVERSEGASRVHAEISRSSGGYVLKDLDSRNGTIFQGEVMIPYKEYPLSEGTVFKIVKGSYTFHMG, encoded by the coding sequence TTGTTGTACGGATTAACCCGTGACTTTATGCAGCAGGACGGTATATATATGATGCTTGGCGAACCAGAAGGGATGCCGGTGGGTAAGCTTAATATGGTTCAAGCTCGTATGCTGATGAACACCGAAATTCCTCATCATTTAAGGTTGTTACTTAGGGAAATCGATTTAAAGGTTACCATGGAATATGCTGTTCTGCGCAAAAAAATGCTCAGTCATTTGCTCAAAAGTGAGAAGTTGAGCATGACCTCATTTTTTGGCTTACTTCTACAAATTGCACAAGGGATGGAAGATGGCAGGTTATATATGCTTCGGGCGGATCAATATGCTTTGCATGAAGATTATATTTTTATTGAAGGCTCGTTGCAGAGTGGTAAGGTATACCTCACCTATATCCCTGTTCAGGGGAATGAGTCTACTTCTAGGCTGGGAGAGTCCCTCAAGTCGCTGATCATGGTGCTAATGGCGTCTATCACAGAGCTTACTGGCAGTGGTGTTCAAAGAGTATTGCAATACTGTGGGGAAGAGGAATTTACACCAGCGGGCTTAAAGGGTCTTCTCTCAGAGCTGTTGACAGAGGGCGACTCTAGTAGAGGACAATTCAGTAGTAACGAAGAAATGGCATCCATCTCACCTAAGATGACAGAAGTGCGTCTGATAGAACCAGAAAGACGAACGCAAGAGAGAGCAAGGGAACTGTCTGTGAATGAGGTAGCTGCTCCCCAGAAAAAAATAAGTGAGCGGAACGAGGAAAAGGTTCTGAATACGCAACCGAACTCAGCGCCTTGGTTAAGCGGCTATCCCAGTCCTAGTCTTAGGATGAAAGAAGAGGAGAGGTTGCATAGTTTTTCAGACGATAATAAGTTGACGAATTCACAACCCTCAAGCTCAAGAACCTATCTAATTCTAGGCTTCCTATTAGGAGATGCCCTACTATGGAAATTCCTATATCTGAATAGTCCCAAGCCGTTATGGCTAGCCGTTTGTGGGATCGCAACGATCACATTGGCTGTCTTAAGCTGGATGGTATGGAGTGAAATGATAAGGTTTGGAAGTAACGAAGAAAAGGAACATACGAGTGAGGATTCTGAAGATACAAACTGGAGTCCGAGTCGAAGAGAATTGGAGTGGAATTTCGGTAGGAATCCTGTGACCACTGCGCGTCCCGCAGCAACGATTCCAAAGGTAGATCCGCATCCATCCGATCCTTTATCTAGCATTCCATCATTACGATCTGAATCAATCACAGAGGAACATAGCTTTGTAACACCACCAGAGCCTATAGCGCCAACTGCTTTATTATCACGGGAGGAAACACCTGAGCAAGGTAAACGAAAAGACATGTTAGCTCGAAATGTTCCTTATCTCAAAAGAAGCGATGAGGAAGAGGCAGAGACGGAAACCATTGCGTTAAACCGAACTAGCTTCATCATCGGCCGCTCGGCAGAAGTAGCTCAGTATGTGGAAAGATCAGAAGGAGCTTCAAGAGTACATGCAGAGATATCTAGGAGTTCAGGCGGATACGTACTAAAGGATCTCGACTCCAGAAATGGAACGATTTTTCAGGGAGAAGTCATGATCCCTTATAAAGAGTACCCGCTGTCAGAGGGAACCGTATTTAAGATTGTAAAAGGAAGTTACACATTCCACATGGGATGA
- a CDS encoding TIGR01777 family oxidoreductase has translation MKYVICGGTGFIGSELAKYWLLAGNEVAIVGRNLPKAAPYHPKLSYHTWDSLNADSTPVENTDALINLAGASLSQRWSPSGKKAIMQSRLATVSSAAKLLDLLKHKPSVVIQASAVAIYGTSLQDIFSESSPSHVMDFPSDVVKKWEEASDEAYKNIRVIKLRTGVVLGNQSGAFPKMKLPYLLGFGGNIGTGKQWVSWIHLMDIVRLIDFCIQNPAISGPVNATAPHPVTNEEFGRTIGKVYKRPHWFPLPAILLKTAVGELSEILLKGQRVLPSAALEQGFSFTFPTLQTALEDLKRKK, from the coding sequence ATGAAATATGTGATATGTGGCGGCACCGGTTTTATTGGCAGCGAACTAGCAAAATACTGGCTACTAGCAGGCAATGAAGTCGCAATCGTCGGTCGCAATCTACCTAAGGCTGCACCTTATCATCCTAAGCTGAGTTACCACACATGGGACAGCCTAAACGCTGATTCAACTCCCGTAGAAAATACGGACGCCTTGATCAATCTTGCTGGAGCTTCACTTAGCCAGCGTTGGAGTCCAAGCGGGAAAAAAGCAATTATGCAATCACGGCTTGCAACCGTTTCCTCTGCCGCTAAGCTACTCGACCTTTTGAAACACAAACCTTCTGTAGTTATTCAAGCATCCGCTGTGGCTATTTACGGAACTTCTTTACAAGATATCTTTAGTGAATCTTCGCCATCCCATGTCATGGATTTCCCTTCTGACGTGGTTAAGAAATGGGAAGAAGCTTCAGATGAAGCATACAAGAATATCCGTGTGATCAAGTTGCGTACTGGGGTTGTGCTCGGCAACCAAAGCGGAGCATTCCCCAAGATGAAGCTTCCCTATTTACTCGGCTTTGGTGGTAACATTGGCACTGGAAAGCAGTGGGTCTCCTGGATTCACCTGATGGATATCGTCCGTCTGATCGATTTTTGTATTCAGAATCCCGCAATCTCCGGACCTGTTAATGCGACTGCTCCACATCCGGTTACGAACGAAGAGTTCGGTAGAACGATCGGCAAAGTATACAAACGGCCGCATTGGTTCCCACTACCAGCCATCCTGTTAAAAACAGCAGTAGGTGAATTGTCCGAGATCTTACTCAAAGGACAACGCGTCCTTCCTTCAGCGGCATTAGAGCAGGGCTTTAGCTTTACCTTTCCCACACTTCAAACCGCCTTAGAAGATTTGAAAAGGAAAAAATAG
- a CDS encoding DUF2621 domain-containing protein: MSIQSGLGLLSATPSNWFMNSIAFWTFMLLGSMCIGGFFMFRKFLKVLPKADGKSKLDWQNYWVERSRSLWSDESKAFLDQLVQPVPSPFRDIAKHSIAAEIGKIAVESNAKEVTRDHCIKGYIVATPRRDNRFLVNFLEKNKIDYSAYQHLFK, encoded by the coding sequence ATGTCTATCCAATCAGGACTTGGTTTATTATCCGCAACACCGAGCAATTGGTTCATGAACTCTATCGCTTTCTGGACATTTATGCTGCTGGGTTCCATGTGTATCGGCGGTTTTTTTATGTTCCGAAAATTCCTAAAGGTATTGCCGAAAGCCGATGGAAAATCAAAGCTAGACTGGCAAAATTACTGGGTGGAACGCAGCCGTTCACTCTGGAGTGATGAATCAAAAGCTTTTTTAGACCAGCTTGTCCAACCTGTGCCTAGTCCTTTTCGCGATATCGCCAAACATTCTATTGCTGCCGAGATCGGTAAGATCGCTGTGGAAAGCAATGCGAAAGAGGTTACTCGTGATCACTGTATTAAAGGTTACATAGTCGCCACACCGCGGCGTGACAATCGTTTCCTCGTCAATTTTCTCGAAAAGAATAAAATCGATTACTCTGCTTACCAGCATTTGTTTAAGTGA
- a CDS encoding deoxyribonuclease IV yields MLKIGSHVSCSDKGLLTAANEANEYGSSSFMIYTGAPQNTRRKPIDAMYPVEGKQAMKENGVEEIVVHAPYIINLASYKENTYQLAVDFLQEEIRRTHALEVKHIVLHPGAFTDKDAEYGIQRIADGLNEVLGGTNETDVHIALETMAGKGTEIGRSFEEIASIIDKVEHNERLSVCLDTCHIHDAGYDIVNDLDGVLNKFDEIIGLNRLGVIHINDSKNPCGAGKDRHTPIGSGWIGFETINKIVHHEKLAGLPFILETPWVGKDAKKQRPMYEVEIALLRGNVAERFGPEFIEDVETLRAFFAKKEIDSRQYVLNVWEMLKNDAKAKKADPREPLERLYDEVIAAELFPQLSEEAINHRLIAWLAG; encoded by the coding sequence ATGCTGAAAATAGGTTCACATGTGTCTTGCTCGGACAAGGGTCTTTTGACCGCAGCAAATGAAGCAAATGAGTATGGTTCCAGCTCATTTATGATATATACAGGAGCGCCACAGAACACGCGCCGCAAGCCGATTGATGCCATGTATCCCGTTGAAGGGAAGCAAGCAATGAAAGAAAACGGTGTGGAGGAGATTGTCGTTCACGCACCTTACATTATTAATCTCGCTTCCTATAAAGAGAATACGTATCAGTTGGCTGTTGATTTCTTACAAGAGGAAATCCGCCGTACGCATGCGCTTGAGGTCAAGCATATCGTATTACATCCAGGCGCATTCACTGATAAGGATGCTGAGTACGGTATCCAGCGGATTGCAGATGGCCTTAATGAGGTTCTTGGGGGAACCAATGAAACGGATGTTCATATCGCTCTAGAAACTATGGCTGGTAAGGGAACAGAGATCGGGCGCAGCTTCGAAGAGATTGCTTCTATTATTGATAAGGTTGAACATAACGAGCGTTTGTCCGTATGTCTTGATACTTGTCACATTCATGATGCTGGCTATGATATCGTTAATGACTTGGATGGTGTTCTAAACAAGTTTGATGAGATTATCGGCTTGAATCGTCTTGGGGTTATTCATATCAATGACAGCAAAAATCCATGTGGAGCAGGTAAAGACCGTCATACTCCAATTGGTTCGGGTTGGATCGGCTTTGAGACGATTAACAAAATCGTCCATCATGAGAAATTGGCAGGGCTACCTTTCATTCTGGAGACGCCATGGGTTGGTAAAGATGCTAAGAAACAGCGTCCGATGTATGAGGTGGAGATCGCTTTGCTCCGTGGTAACGTAGCTGAACGATTTGGACCGGAGTTTATAGAGGATGTTGAAACACTGCGCGCATTTTTTGCTAAGAAGGAGATCGATTCCCGCCAATATGTGCTAAATGTCTGGGAGATGCTGAAGAACGATGCCAAGGCTAAAAAAGCTGATCCACGTGAACCGCTGGAGCGTCTATATGATGAAGTCATCGCTGCTGAGCTGTTCCCGCAATTGAGCGAGGAAGCAATTAATCATCGCTTGATTGCATGGTTAGCAGGCTAG